One genomic window of Sodaliphilus pleomorphus includes the following:
- a CDS encoding PEP/pyruvate-binding domain-containing protein codes for MMNEEFLSQLYLKDTAFQDLMQQRIYNVLLIASNYDAFMMEEDGRVEEQIYSEYMSLNLSSPPRVLRVSNYEEAFTIMRVKSFDLIIAMPGVDVTETFDKAKDIKRLYPHVPFVVLTPFSREVSLRLQNEDFAGVDYVFSWLGNVDLLVAIIKLIEDKMNAEHDISQVGIQMILLVEDSVRFYSSILPTLYKFILRQSQSFSTEALNGHEAMLRMRGRPKVMLARDYEEAVRLYKKFHNNVLGVISDVSFKHHGGKDMHAGLQLARWIKEHDPYLPIIIESSDSENREQASQLHCTFLDKNSKALPVDLGKAVMNDFGFGDFIFRDPATGEQIMTIHDLKGLQYNIFKIPAESLYYHASRNDISRWLYSRALFPIAQVVKMHRFGNIDEAPAVRQLFFDLIVKYRKMKNRGVVAEFKRDRFDQYSNFARIGKGSLGGKGRGLAFIDSIIKSNPVCDNFEGISIKIPHTVVLCTDIFDEFMETNNLYPLALSNIPDEDILKAFLAARLPEWLDDDLMAIYDVIDTPLAVRSSSLLEDSHYQPFAGVYSTYMVPHLSDRKRSLKLLCDAVKGVYASVFYADSKAYMVATSNVIDQEKMAVIVQEVAGSQKGGYYYPSLAGVGRSLNYYPTGDEQPADGVVELAAGLGKYIVDGGMSLRFSPRHPGRVLQTSTLDLALHQTQTRFYALDTNGCNEQFGIDEGFDIAQLQVNDAAREGYMKYIVSTYDFHNDMLVDNDLGPGRKVVTFANILQHGVFPLPQALDFMLSTGQQQMGRPVEIEFAGELASPQEMSKGNKGQLYWLQIRPMVDRKEMLDEKIVDTDPARLLIASSNALGHGLMDNITSVVLVKPESFSMDNNVAIAAEIEKINRGFAERGENYILIGMGRWGSSDPALGVPVKWPHISEARLIVEMSVPGKRIEPSQGTHFFQNLTSFGVGYFTVGLPGDEGMIDSDYLEGCKACYESAHVRIVRYDSPLTVAINGLKGKGVVLKPQQ; via the coding sequence ATCATGAACGAGGAGTTTTTAAGCCAGCTATATCTCAAAGACACCGCCTTTCAAGACCTGATGCAGCAGCGCATATATAATGTGTTGCTCATTGCCTCCAACTACGACGCCTTCATGATGGAGGAAGACGGACGCGTGGAGGAGCAGATATACAGCGAGTACATGTCGCTCAACCTGAGCTCGCCGCCCCGGGTGCTGCGCGTGAGCAACTACGAGGAGGCCTTCACCATCATGCGGGTCAAGAGCTTCGACCTCATCATTGCCATGCCAGGTGTCGACGTCACCGAGACCTTCGACAAGGCCAAGGACATCAAGCGGCTATATCCTCACGTGCCCTTTGTGGTGCTCACGCCCTTCTCCCGCGAGGTGTCGCTGCGGCTGCAGAACGAGGACTTCGCCGGGGTCGACTATGTGTTCTCGTGGCTGGGCAACGTCGACCTGCTGGTGGCCATCATCAAGCTCATCGAGGACAAGATGAACGCCGAGCACGACATCTCGCAGGTGGGCATACAGATGATACTGCTCGTCGAGGACTCGGTGCGCTTCTACTCGTCGATACTGCCCACGCTCTACAAGTTCATCCTGCGGCAGTCGCAGTCGTTCTCGACCGAGGCACTCAACGGGCACGAGGCCATGCTGCGCATGAGAGGGCGCCCCAAGGTGATGCTGGCGCGCGACTACGAGGAAGCCGTGAGGCTCTACAAGAAGTTTCACAACAACGTGCTGGGGGTGATAAGCGATGTCTCCTTCAAGCACCACGGGGGCAAGGACATGCATGCCGGCCTGCAGCTGGCCCGATGGATAAAGGAGCACGACCCCTACCTGCCCATCATCATCGAGTCGAGCGACAGCGAAAACCGCGAGCAGGCCAGCCAGCTGCACTGCACCTTCCTCGACAAGAACTCCAAGGCGCTGCCCGTCGACCTGGGCAAGGCGGTGATGAACGACTTCGGCTTTGGCGACTTCATCTTCCGCGACCCCGCCACGGGCGAGCAAATCATGACCATACACGACCTGAAAGGGCTGCAATACAACATCTTCAAGATACCGGCCGAGTCGCTCTACTACCACGCCAGCCGCAACGACATATCGCGCTGGCTCTACTCGCGGGCCCTCTTCCCCATAGCCCAGGTGGTGAAAATGCACCGCTTCGGCAACATCGACGAGGCTCCGGCCGTGAGGCAGCTCTTCTTTGACCTGATCGTGAAGTACCGCAAGATGAAGAACCGCGGTGTGGTGGCCGAGTTCAAGCGTGACCGCTTCGACCAGTACAGCAACTTTGCCCGCATAGGCAAGGGCAGCCTCGGGGGCAAGGGCCGCGGCCTGGCCTTTATCGACTCGATCATCAAGAGCAACCCCGTGTGCGACAACTTTGAGGGCATCAGCATCAAGATACCCCACACCGTGGTGCTGTGCACCGACATCTTCGACGAGTTTATGGAGACCAACAACCTGTATCCGTTGGCCCTGTCCAACATCCCCGACGAAGACATACTCAAGGCCTTTCTCGCCGCCCGCCTGCCCGAGTGGCTCGACGACGACCTCATGGCCATCTACGACGTGATCGACACGCCGCTGGCCGTGCGCAGCTCGAGCCTGCTCGAAGACAGCCACTACCAGCCCTTTGCCGGCGTCTACAGCACCTACATGGTGCCCCACCTGAGCGACCGCAAGCGCTCGCTCAAGCTCCTGTGCGATGCCGTGAAGGGCGTGTATGCCTCGGTGTTCTATGCCGACAGCAAGGCCTACATGGTGGCCACGAGCAATGTCATCGACCAGGAGAAGATGGCCGTGATTGTGCAGGAGGTGGCAGGCAGCCAGAAGGGGGGCTACTACTACCCGTCGCTGGCTGGCGTGGGCCGCTCGCTCAACTACTACCCCACGGGAGACGAGCAGCCGGCCGACGGCGTGGTCGAGCTGGCCGCCGGTCTGGGCAAGTATATCGTCGACGGCGGCATGAGCCTCAGGTTCTCGCCACGCCACCCTGGCCGGGTGTTGCAGACGAGCACGCTCGACCTGGCCCTGCACCAGACACAGACCCGCTTCTACGCCCTCGACACCAACGGCTGCAACGAGCAGTTTGGCATCGACGAGGGCTTCGATATTGCGCAGCTGCAGGTGAACGACGCCGCCCGCGAGGGCTACATGAAATACATCGTGTCGACCTACGACTTCCACAACGACATGCTCGTCGACAACGACCTGGGCCCGGGGCGCAAGGTGGTGACCTTTGCCAACATCCTGCAGCACGGCGTGTTCCCGCTGCCGCAAGCCTTAGACTTCATGCTCTCGACCGGGCAGCAGCAGATGGGGCGCCCCGTCGAGATAGAGTTTGCCGGCGAGCTGGCCTCGCCCCAGGAAATGAGCAAGGGCAACAAGGGGCAGCTCTACTGGCTGCAAATAAGGCCCATGGTCGACCGCAAGGAGATGCTCGACGAGAAGATCGTCGACACCGACCCCGCCCGCTTGCTCATCGCCAGCAGCAACGCCCTGGGGCACGGTTTGATGGACAACATCACCAGCGTGGTGCTTGTGAAGCCCGAGAGCTTCTCGATGGACAACAATGTGGCCATTGCCGCCGAAATCGAGAAAATCAACCGCGGCTTTGCCGAGCGCGGCGAGAACTACATCCTGATAGGCATGGGGCGCTGGGGCTCGTCCGATCCCGCCCTGGGCGTGCCCGTGAAGTGGCCGCACATCAGCGAGGCACGCCTCATAGTAGAGATGTCGGTGCCCGGCAAGCGCATCGAGCCCAGCCAAGGCACCCATTTCTTCCAGAACCTCACCTCGTTCGGCGTGGGCTACTTCACCGTGGGCCTGCCGGGCGACGAGGGCATGATCGACAGCGACTACCTCGAGGGTTGCAAGGCCTGCTACGAGAGTGCGCACGTGCGCATCGTGCGCTACGACAGCCCGCTCACCGTGGCCATCAACGGCCTCAAGGGCAAAGGCGTGGTGCTCAAGCCGCAACAATGA
- a CDS encoding S9 family peptidase, translating into MNNKALRVLTLLALITLSTTLMAQKQFTLEDLNFGGTNYKNMTPGDRTLLWWGDRLVHVEASACYTVNPSNGKESLLLTAADLNRSIEAAGGDETATLQGAVSFPYPDQPLVLVTGTKAYTLYNFKTRRVECRIAKTGNEQAASWNAKSRILACVTGDNLYVGGKQLTTDGSRDIVYGQSVHRNEWGIDGGLFWSPDGKLLVYYRMDQSMVTDYPEVNIPEVDDSTHRIATPAPEKYPMAGQASHKVTILVYNTASGRSVQLQAGDPTDRYFTNVAWSPDSKTIYVFELNRDQNDCRLVSYDATTGGKIAELYRETDPKYVEPLHPIVFLPWNADQFILQSQKDGYNHLYLMDKSGHEIKQLTSGKWVVEQLVGFNPQHQSVIIASNELNPLQRNLFAVDLNTGRRTLLGSDTGWHTPALSASGRYLVDKYQAPDVPRHIDIVNVDNGRKLAYYDAPDPWAGYTVPTYECGTIKAADGVTPLYYRMVKPAHFDPAKKYPTVVYVYGGPHAHNVDAGWHWRSRSWETYMAQRGYVLFILDNRGSENRGRDFEQATYRQLGQEEMKDQMKGVEFLRTLPYVDTTRLGVHGWSFGGFMTISLMTNYPDVFKVGVAGGPVIDWKWYEVMYGERYMDTPQSNPEGYAKTSLLPKAKDLKGKLQIIIGYNDPTVVPQHALTFLKACIEAGTQPDFFTYPGQGHNMRGHQSVHLHERITQYFDDYLKPLK; encoded by the coding sequence ATGAACAACAAAGCACTGCGAGTGCTCACACTACTTGCACTCATCACACTATCAACAACCCTCATGGCACAAAAGCAATTCACTCTCGAAGACCTGAACTTCGGCGGCACCAACTATAAAAACATGACGCCAGGCGACCGCACCCTCCTGTGGTGGGGCGACCGGCTCGTGCACGTCGAGGCCAGCGCCTGCTACACCGTGAACCCGAGCAACGGCAAGGAGAGCCTCTTGCTCACCGCTGCCGACCTCAACCGCAGTATCGAGGCAGCCGGCGGCGACGAGACCGCAACGCTGCAAGGCGCAGTATCGTTTCCCTACCCCGACCAGCCGCTGGTCCTGGTGACCGGCACCAAGGCCTACACCCTCTACAACTTCAAGACCCGCCGCGTGGAGTGCCGCATCGCCAAAACCGGCAATGAGCAGGCCGCCTCTTGGAACGCCAAGAGCCGCATCTTGGCCTGCGTGACGGGCGACAACCTCTATGTGGGCGGCAAGCAGCTCACCACCGACGGCAGCCGCGACATCGTGTACGGGCAAAGCGTGCACCGCAACGAGTGGGGCATCGACGGCGGCCTCTTCTGGAGCCCCGACGGCAAGCTGCTGGTCTACTACCGCATGGACCAAAGCATGGTCACCGACTATCCCGAGGTCAACATTCCCGAGGTCGACGACAGCACCCACCGCATCGCCACCCCGGCCCCCGAGAAATACCCCATGGCAGGCCAGGCCTCGCACAAAGTCACCATCCTGGTCTACAACACAGCAAGCGGCCGCAGCGTGCAGCTGCAGGCCGGCGACCCCACCGACCGCTACTTCACCAACGTGGCTTGGAGCCCCGACAGCAAGACCATCTACGTCTTTGAGCTCAACCGCGACCAGAACGATTGCAGGCTCGTGAGCTACGATGCCACCACCGGGGGCAAAATCGCCGAACTTTACCGTGAGACCGACCCGAAATATGTAGAACCGTTGCATCCCATCGTGTTCCTGCCCTGGAATGCCGACCAGTTTATCCTGCAAAGCCAGAAGGACGGCTACAACCACCTCTACCTCATGGACAAGAGCGGCCACGAAATCAAGCAACTCACCAGCGGCAAGTGGGTGGTTGAGCAACTTGTGGGTTTCAACCCCCAGCATCAAAGCGTGATCATCGCAAGCAACGAGCTCAACCCCCTGCAGCGCAACCTCTTTGCAGTCGACCTCAACACAGGCCGGCGCACACTGCTGGGCAGCGACACCGGCTGGCACACACCTGCGCTGAGTGCAAGCGGCCGCTACCTGGTCGACAAGTACCAGGCCCCCGACGTGCCTCGCCACATCGACATCGTCAACGTCGACAACGGCCGCAAGCTCGCCTACTACGACGCCCCCGACCCGTGGGCTGGCTACACCGTGCCCACCTATGAGTGCGGCACCATCAAGGCGGCCGACGGCGTCACCCCGCTCTACTACCGCATGGTGAAGCCCGCCCACTTCGACCCCGCCAAGAAATACCCCACGGTGGTCTATGTGTACGGCGGTCCCCACGCCCACAACGTCGACGCCGGCTGGCACTGGCGCAGCCGCAGCTGGGAGACCTACATGGCGCAACGGGGCTACGTGCTCTTCATTCTCGACAACCGCGGCAGCGAGAACCGTGGCCGCGACTTTGAGCAGGCCACCTACCGCCAGCTGGGCCAGGAAGAGATGAAAGACCAAATGAAGGGAGTGGAGTTCCTGCGCACGCTGCCCTATGTCGACACCACCCGCCTGGGTGTGCACGGCTGGAGCTTCGGCGGCTTCATGACCATCAGCCTCATGACCAACTATCCCGATGTGTTCAAGGTGGGTGTGGCCGGCGGCCCTGTCATCGACTGGAAATGGTACGAGGTGATGTACGGTGAGCGCTACATGGACACGCCCCAGTCCAACCCCGAGGGCTATGCCAAGACCAGCCTGCTGCCCAAAGCCAAGGACCTGAAAGGCAAGTTGCAAATCATCATAGGCTACAACGACCCCACTGTGGTGCCACAGCACGCCCTCACCTTTCTCAAGGCCTGCATCGAGGCCGGCACACAACCCGACTTCTTCACCTATCCTGGCCAGGGGCACAACATGCGCGGCCACCAAAGCGTGCACCTGCACGAGCGCATCACGCAGTACTTCGACGACTATCTCAAGCCTTTGAAATAG
- a CDS encoding IS30 family transposase — MYKQLTSEQRYTISVLLQTKFSLSFIAETIGVSVSTVSRERRRNSNAKGVYDARTAVLKVKRRKARTPGNRRIAPYVRSRVFELIRKEQWSPEEVAGWLGKKEGITVSKSTIYNWIAALSPHYGDNIRKHLRHGGRPRQKSLLTTKAHIPNRLSIDERPETDYGQTIGDWEMDTIVGKEGKGAIVTLVERRSCFMLMEKLDTGKQAVPLAYAVVRLIRESGLPVRSITTDNGPEFAAHEIIARELNTKVYFAHPYCSWEKGAIENMNGLIRQYIPKKTDFRGISRLYVKSIIEKLNNRPRKKNGFRKPKDMIKEK; from the coding sequence ATGTATAAACAATTAACCTCGGAGCAAAGATACACAATAAGTGTGCTACTCCAAACGAAATTCTCACTTAGTTTCATAGCCGAGACTATTGGTGTGTCAGTAAGCACGGTTTCTCGTGAGCGAAGGCGTAATTCTAATGCTAAAGGCGTTTATGACGCACGTACGGCCGTATTGAAAGTCAAACGACGCAAGGCCAGGACACCTGGCAATCGCCGTATCGCTCCCTATGTACGCAGCCGTGTTTTTGAACTTATCCGTAAGGAGCAGTGGTCGCCGGAGGAAGTCGCCGGATGGCTTGGCAAGAAAGAGGGCATCACGGTGTCCAAGTCAACCATATACAACTGGATAGCGGCCCTTTCCCCACATTACGGGGACAACATCCGAAAGCACCTCAGGCATGGAGGCAGACCAAGGCAAAAGTCCTTGCTTACCACCAAGGCGCATATTCCCAACCGCCTCTCCATTGACGAAAGACCGGAAACGGACTATGGACAGACCATAGGAGACTGGGAGATGGACACCATCGTAGGAAAGGAAGGCAAAGGTGCCATCGTTACTCTGGTTGAGAGGAGGAGCTGCTTTATGCTCATGGAGAAACTCGATACGGGAAAGCAGGCCGTTCCACTGGCATATGCCGTGGTGAGACTCATACGGGAGAGCGGGTTGCCTGTAAGGTCGATAACGACAGACAACGGGCCGGAGTTTGCCGCACACGAAATCATTGCGAGGGAACTTAACACGAAAGTTTACTTCGCACATCCGTACTGCTCGTGGGAGAAGGGAGCTATCGAGAACATGAACGGGCTCATCAGGCAATATATTCCGAAGAAGACGGACTTTAGGGGAATTTCAAGGCTATATGTCAAGAGCATCATCGAAAAATTAAACAACAGGCCAAGAAAGAAAAACGGATTTCGAAAGCCCAAAGACATGATTAAAGAAAAATAG
- a CDS encoding MBL fold metallo-hydrolase, with protein sequence MEQLIMLGTGNAMSTRCYNTCFYLSTPAGGMMVDAGGGNGIFRQLHRAHIAFEQIHHLFVTHCHTDHILGVIWLIRKISPLLHRGFYHGTFTIYCHNEVKDALLTMCRIVLPAKIFKAVGEDIIIKEVTDGQQCQVDDMQVTFFDIGSTKMKQFGCDALLPSGKHVVCLGDEPYNARNASYARGADWLLCEAFCLYKDRAAFRPYEKHHSTALDAGRLAQELGVHNLLLYHTEDTHLATRKQDYTAEAASVYSGKVWVPCDLEVIDL encoded by the coding sequence ATGGAACAACTCATCATGCTTGGCACGGGCAACGCCATGAGTACCCGCTGTTACAACACGTGCTTCTACCTGAGCACCCCCGCAGGCGGAATGATGGTCGACGCCGGCGGCGGCAACGGCATCTTCAGGCAGCTGCACCGGGCCCACATCGCCTTTGAGCAAATACATCACCTCTTTGTGACGCATTGCCACACCGACCACATCCTGGGCGTGATATGGTTGATACGCAAGATATCGCCGCTGCTGCATCGCGGCTTCTACCACGGCACATTCACCATCTACTGCCACAACGAGGTGAAAGACGCGCTCTTGACAATGTGCCGCATCGTGCTGCCGGCCAAGATCTTCAAGGCCGTGGGCGAGGATATCATTATCAAGGAGGTGACCGACGGCCAGCAGTGCCAGGTCGACGACATGCAGGTCACGTTTTTCGACATCGGGTCGACCAAGATGAAACAGTTTGGCTGCGACGCGCTCCTGCCCAGCGGCAAGCACGTGGTGTGCCTGGGCGACGAGCCCTACAACGCGCGCAACGCGAGCTATGCCCGGGGAGCCGACTGGCTGCTGTGCGAGGCCTTCTGCCTCTACAAGGATCGTGCCGCCTTCCGCCCCTACGAGAAGCACCACAGCACCGCTCTCGATGCCGGCCGCCTGGCCCAGGAGCTGGGTGTGCACAACCTGCTGCTCTACCACACCGAGGACACCCACCTCGCTACCCGCAAGCAGGACTATACCGCCGAGGCGGCAAGCGTCTACAGCGGCAAGGTGTGGGTGCCCTGTGATCTCGAGGTCATCGACCTGTAG
- a CDS encoding sensor histidine kinase yields MNLRNIYDSRRIWKIGLITVSLLLMGMFLLISNHLVKDLAKQERERMEIWADATKELASMSSEPGAMPTDVDFVFRIIEGNHNIPVLLVDDHDNILQYRNFRLPEKVDSLNPMQLSARNKHYLQGKLQRLKHSPNKIVINIDKSTRQYLYYEDSTVLRRLAYYPYIQLAVLLLFLGVAYFALISVKKAEQNKVWVGLSKETAHQLGTPISSLMAWTELLDTMGVDKSIVADMNKDVQRLSKIADRFSKIGSMPEKELEFINEAVVSSLEYMRSRIPKRVSLDLHLDQARNCGVMLSPPLFEWVMENLTKNAVDAMSGQGSIDITVDTRGDQAVILVKDTGKGIPRKNFKTVFNPGYTTKKRGWGLGLTLVKRIVEEYHGGRIYVKDSELGKGTTFCITLPRVADS; encoded by the coding sequence ATGAATCTACGCAACATATACGACTCGCGACGCATCTGGAAGATAGGTCTCATCACCGTCTCCCTGCTGCTCATGGGCATGTTTCTGCTCATCTCCAACCACCTGGTCAAGGACCTGGCCAAGCAGGAGCGTGAGCGCATGGAGATATGGGCCGATGCCACCAAGGAGCTGGCCTCGATGAGCAGCGAGCCCGGTGCCATGCCCACCGATGTCGACTTTGTGTTTCGCATCATCGAGGGCAACCACAACATACCGGTGCTGCTGGTCGACGACCACGACAACATCTTGCAATACCGCAACTTCCGCCTGCCCGAGAAGGTCGACAGCCTCAACCCCATGCAGCTCTCGGCCCGCAACAAGCACTACCTGCAAGGCAAGCTGCAGCGCCTCAAGCACTCGCCCAACAAGATCGTGATCAATATCGACAAGTCGACGCGGCAATACCTGTACTACGAGGACTCTACCGTGCTGCGCCGCCTGGCCTACTACCCCTACATTCAACTGGCCGTGCTGCTCCTGTTTCTGGGTGTGGCCTATTTCGCCCTCATCAGCGTGAAAAAAGCCGAGCAAAACAAGGTGTGGGTGGGCCTGTCGAAGGAGACGGCCCACCAGCTGGGCACGCCCATCTCGTCGCTCATGGCCTGGACCGAGCTGCTCGACACGATGGGCGTGGACAAGAGCATCGTGGCCGACATGAACAAAGACGTGCAGCGCCTGTCGAAGATTGCCGACCGCTTCTCCAAGATAGGCTCGATGCCCGAGAAGGAGCTCGAGTTTATCAACGAGGCTGTGGTCTCGAGCCTGGAATACATGCGCAGCCGCATTCCCAAGCGCGTGAGCCTCGACCTGCATCTCGACCAGGCCCGCAATTGCGGTGTGATGCTGAGCCCGCCCCTCTTTGAGTGGGTGATGGAAAACCTCACCAAGAATGCCGTCGATGCCATGAGCGGCCAGGGCAGCATCGACATCACCGTCGACACCAGGGGCGACCAGGCCGTCATCCTGGTCAAAGACACGGGCAAGGGCATACCGCGCAAAAACTTCAAGACGGTGTTCAATCCGGGCTACACCACCAAGAAGCGAGGCTGGGGGCTGGGGCTCACGCTGGTGAAGCGCATCGTCGAGGAGTATCACGGCGGCCGCATCTATGTCAAGGACTCAGAGCTGGGCAAGGGCACCACCTTCTGCATCACGCTGCCGCGAGTAGCCGACAGCTGA
- the topA gene encoding type I DNA topoisomerase: protein MPDNLVIVESPAKAKTIQKFLGNDYKVMSSYGHIRDLHKKDFSIDIDNGFEPIYEIPSDKKALVADLKKAAKQAKTVWLASDEDREGEAISWHLYEVLGLKPENTKRIVFHEITKPAIVEAIKHPRAIDINLVNAQQARRVLDRIVGFELSPVLWKKIKPALSAGRVQSVAVRLIAEREKEIRNFKSEPYYRVTSTMQPEGSQASVAAELNTRLKTHDQAVAFLEACRTARFTVGAVTVKPVKKSPAPPFTTSTLQQEAARKLGFSVSQTMRVAQSLYESGLITYMRTDSLNLSNLALGAIGNEIETTLGKQYLKIRKYHTTSKGAQEAHEAIRPTAIAHRDIEGTAQEKKLYNLIWKRTIASQMADAELERTTVDIAVSNRPEHFTATGEVINFDGFLKVYIESTDADATPADMHTLPPMTTGKGMMARDVTATQRFTQQPARYTEASLVRTLEELGIGRPSTYAPTISTIQARGYVEKGESKGTKRDYEVMMLAGDKIETKRKSELTGAEKGKLLPTDVGMVVNDFLMQYFPSILDYNFTAKVENEFDEIAEGKEVWNNEIGKFYKKFHPDIEKVSALRLEHKVGERVLGNDPKTGKPVSVKIGRFGPVVQLGSKDDDEKPQFASLQKDQSIETITLADALKLFEMPRNLGKFEDADVTVAIGRFGPYVKHNGKFVSIPKTMSPQSITLDEACQLIVDKRESEAKKVIATFAEEPELQVLNGRYGPYISYKKQNFKIPKGKDAAQLTLADVRAIVADESNATKSSARRAARAAATKKPAATKQPATRKKKAAKA, encoded by the coding sequence ATGCCAGACAATTTAGTGATTGTAGAGTCTCCGGCCAAGGCCAAGACCATCCAGAAGTTTCTGGGAAATGACTACAAGGTGATGTCGAGCTACGGGCACATACGTGACCTGCACAAGAAGGACTTCAGCATCGACATCGACAATGGCTTTGAGCCTATATATGAAATTCCAAGCGACAAGAAAGCCCTCGTGGCCGACCTCAAGAAGGCTGCCAAGCAGGCCAAGACGGTGTGGCTGGCCTCGGATGAGGACCGCGAGGGAGAGGCCATCTCGTGGCATCTCTACGAGGTGCTGGGACTCAAGCCCGAGAATACCAAGCGCATCGTGTTTCACGAGATCACCAAGCCTGCCATCGTGGAGGCCATCAAGCACCCCCGCGCCATCGACATCAACCTGGTCAATGCCCAGCAGGCGCGCCGCGTGCTCGACCGCATCGTGGGCTTTGAGCTCTCGCCGGTGCTGTGGAAGAAGATAAAGCCGGCCCTGTCGGCCGGGCGCGTGCAAAGTGTGGCGGTGAGGCTCATCGCCGAGCGCGAGAAGGAGATACGCAACTTCAAGAGCGAGCCCTACTACCGCGTCACCAGCACGATGCAGCCCGAGGGCAGCCAGGCCAGTGTGGCGGCCGAGTTGAACACGCGTCTCAAGACGCACGACCAGGCCGTGGCCTTTCTCGAGGCCTGCCGCACGGCCCGCTTCACGGTGGGAGCGGTGACCGTGAAGCCGGTGAAGAAGTCGCCGGCCCCGCCGTTCACTACCTCGACCCTGCAGCAGGAGGCTGCTCGCAAGCTGGGCTTCTCGGTGTCGCAGACGATGCGCGTGGCCCAGTCGCTCTATGAGTCGGGACTCATCACCTACATGCGTACCGACTCGCTCAACCTCTCCAACCTGGCCCTGGGAGCCATAGGCAACGAGATTGAGACCACGCTGGGCAAGCAATACCTCAAGATACGCAAGTACCACACCACCAGCAAGGGCGCCCAAGAGGCCCACGAGGCCATACGCCCCACTGCCATTGCCCATCGCGACATCGAGGGCACTGCCCAGGAGAAGAAGCTCTACAACCTGATATGGAAGCGCACCATTGCCTCGCAGATGGCCGACGCCGAGCTCGAGCGCACCACGGTCGACATCGCAGTGAGCAACCGCCCCGAGCACTTCACGGCCACGGGCGAGGTCATCAACTTCGACGGTTTCCTGAAGGTGTATATCGAGTCGACCGACGCCGATGCCACCCCGGCCGACATGCACACCCTGCCGCCCATGACCACGGGCAAGGGCATGATGGCCCGCGACGTCACGGCCACGCAGCGCTTCACGCAGCAGCCGGCACGCTACACCGAGGCCTCGCTCGTGCGCACGCTCGAGGAGCTGGGCATAGGGCGCCCGTCGACCTACGCCCCCACCATCTCTACCATTCAGGCCCGCGGCTATGTGGAGAAGGGCGAGAGCAAGGGCACCAAGCGCGACTATGAGGTGATGATGCTCGCTGGCGACAAGATCGAGACCAAGCGCAAGAGCGAGCTCACCGGCGCCGAGAAGGGCAAGCTGCTGCCCACCGATGTGGGCATGGTGGTCAACGACTTCCTCATGCAGTATTTCCCATCGATTCTCGACTACAACTTCACGGCCAAGGTCGAGAACGAGTTTGACGAGATTGCCGAGGGCAAGGAGGTGTGGAACAACGAGATAGGCAAGTTCTACAAGAAGTTTCACCCCGATATCGAGAAGGTGTCGGCCCTGCGCCTCGAGCACAAGGTGGGCGAGCGCGTGCTGGGCAACGACCCCAAGACGGGCAAGCCCGTGTCGGTCAAGATAGGGCGCTTCGGGCCTGTGGTGCAGCTGGGCTCAAAAGACGACGACGAGAAGCCGCAGTTTGCCTCGCTGCAGAAGGACCAGAGCATCGAGACGATAACGCTGGCCGACGCGCTCAAGCTCTTTGAGATGCCCCGCAACCTGGGCAAGTTTGAAGACGCCGATGTGACTGTGGCCATAGGCCGTTTCGGCCCCTATGTGAAGCACAACGGCAAGTTTGTGTCGATTCCCAAGACCATGTCGCCCCAGTCGATCACGCTCGACGAGGCCTGCCAGCTCATCGTCGACAAGCGCGAGAGCGAGGCCAAGAAGGTGATCGCCACCTTTGCCGAGGAGCCCGAGCTGCAAGTGCTCAACGGTCGCTACGGCCCCTACATCAGCTACAAGAAGCAAAACTTCAAGATACCCAAGGGCAAGGACGCCGCCCAGCTCACGCTGGCCGACGTGAGGGCTATTGTGGCCGACGAGAGCAATGCCACCAAGTCGTCGGCCCGCCGCGCTGCCCGTGCTGCCGCAACCAAGAAGCCTGCCGCAACCAAGCAGCCTGCAACGCGAAAGAAGAAGGCCGCCAAGGCCTGA